One region of Armigeres subalbatus isolate Guangzhou_Male chromosome 3, GZ_Asu_2, whole genome shotgun sequence genomic DNA includes:
- the LOC134222912 gene encoding uncharacterized protein LOC134222912, with protein sequence MTDPDVAAATSSVSVKLPEFWKTDPHMWFAQAKAQFSLAQVTKDDTKFWHIIAKIDQSVICHVADLVSTPPVDSKYKAIKDRLIARFALSPQARLEQLLSSCDLGDFRPTHLLAQTSEIATGLNVDDNLMKMPTSGQFWQSAMEVWQSLPKWPTK encoded by the coding sequence ATGACTGATCCGGACGTCGCGGCAGCAACATCATCGGTTTCGGTGAAGTTGCCAGAGTTTTGGAAAACCGATCCACATATGTGGTTTGCCCAGGCTAAAGCCCAATTTAGCCTGGCGCAAGTCACCAAAGATGACACCAAGTTTTGGCATATTATCGCTAAAATTGATCAAAGCGTCATCTGTCATGTAGCGGATCTTGTTTCTACCCCGCCGGTAGACAGTAAATACAAAGCAATTAAGGACCGACTGATTGCCCGCTTTGCATTATCTCCGCAAGCTCGGTTGGAGCAGCTTCTCAGTTCGTGCGATCTAGGAGATTTTCGTCCAACTCATCTCCTTGCCCAGACGAGTGAAATCGCAACTGGCCTGAATGTCGACGACAACCTAATGAAAATGCCAACATCAGGACAGTTTTGGCAATCAGCGATGGAAGTTTGGCAAAGCTTGCCGAAATGGCCGACAAAATGA